In Cedecea neteri, a single genomic region encodes these proteins:
- the gpsA gene encoding NAD(P)H-dependent glycerol-3-phosphate dehydrogenase, translated as MNSLNASMTVIGAGSYGTALAITLARNGHHVVLWGHDAKHIATLQADRCNAAFLPDVPFPDTLHLERDLAVALAASRNILVVVPSHVFGQVLRQIKPLMRPDARIVWATKGLEAETGRLLQDVAREALGDDVPLAVISGPTFAKELAAGLPTAIALAATDDQFADDLQHLLHCGKSFRVYSNPDFIGVQLGGAVKNVIAIGAGMSDGIGFGANARTALITRGLAEMTRLGSALGASPETFMGMAGLGDLVLTCTDNQSRNRRFGMMLGQGMDVDGAQQKIGQVVEGYRNTKEVRELAARVGVEMPITEEIYQVLYCGKNAREAALTLLGRTRKDERSGK; from the coding sequence ATGAACAGCCTTAATGCTTCAATGACTGTTATCGGTGCCGGCTCTTACGGCACCGCTCTCGCAATTACCCTTGCGAGAAATGGCCACCACGTTGTGTTGTGGGGTCATGATGCCAAACATATTGCCACGCTGCAGGCCGATCGCTGCAATGCGGCTTTCCTGCCCGATGTCCCTTTTCCCGACACCCTACATCTTGAGCGTGATTTAGCCGTAGCATTGGCTGCCAGCCGTAATATTCTGGTGGTTGTACCGAGCCATGTGTTCGGGCAAGTGTTGCGTCAAATCAAGCCGCTGATGCGCCCGGACGCACGTATTGTGTGGGCGACAAAAGGGCTGGAAGCTGAAACGGGTCGTCTACTGCAGGATGTTGCCCGTGAGGCGCTGGGGGATGATGTTCCTCTGGCGGTCATTTCTGGCCCAACATTCGCGAAAGAGCTGGCAGCAGGTTTACCGACGGCGATTGCGCTTGCGGCAACCGATGACCAGTTTGCGGATGATCTCCAACATCTTCTGCACTGCGGTAAAAGTTTCCGCGTCTACAGCAATCCCGATTTCATCGGCGTTCAGCTTGGCGGTGCGGTTAAAAACGTTATCGCTATTGGCGCGGGGATGTCGGACGGCATCGGCTTTGGTGCTAACGCGCGTACCGCGCTTATCACCCGTGGTCTTGCGGAGATGACTCGCCTTGGTAGCGCGCTCGGTGCTTCGCCGGAAACCTTTATGGGTATGGCCGGTTTGGGCGATCTGGTACTGACCTGTACCGACAACCAGTCCCGCAACCGTCGCTTCGGCATGATGCTCGGTCAGGGAATGGATGTGGATGGTGCACAGCAAAAGATTGGCCAGGTGGTTGAAGGCTATCGCAATACCAAAGAAGTTCGCGAGCTGGCGGCTCGGGTAGGCGTCGAAATGCCAATAACCGAGGAAATTTATCAGGTATTGTATTGCGGAAAAAATGCGCGCGAGGCAGCATTAACGTTGCTTGGTCGTACTCGTAAGGATGAACGAAGCGGCAAATGA
- the cysE gene encoding serine O-acetyltransferase translates to MSSEELDLVWSNIKAEARALADCEPMLASFYHATLLKHDNLGNALSYMLANKLASPIMPAIAIREVVEEAYAADPQMIASAACDIQAVRTRDPAVDKYSTPLLYLKGFHALQAYRIGHWLWLQGRQALAIFLQNQVSVSFQVDIHPAAKIGCGIMLDHATGIVIGETAVVENDVSILQSVTLGGTGKTSGDRHPKIREGVMIGAGAKILGNIEVGTGAKIGAGSVVLQPVPPHTTAAGVPARIVGTPGSDKPAIDMDQHFNGAGFEYGDGI, encoded by the coding sequence ATGTCGTCTGAAGAACTGGATTTGGTGTGGAGCAATATTAAAGCCGAAGCGCGAGCGCTTGCGGATTGTGAACCCATGTTGGCCAGTTTTTATCATGCGACGCTCCTCAAGCACGATAATCTTGGAAACGCGCTCAGTTACATGCTGGCCAATAAGCTGGCTTCGCCGATTATGCCGGCCATTGCCATTCGCGAAGTGGTTGAAGAGGCCTACGCGGCCGATCCACAGATGATTGCGTCTGCGGCTTGTGACATTCAGGCTGTTCGCACCCGTGACCCGGCAGTAGACAAGTATTCAACGCCGCTGCTTTATCTTAAAGGTTTTCATGCGCTGCAGGCGTATCGCATTGGCCATTGGCTTTGGCTGCAGGGGCGACAGGCTCTGGCTATCTTCCTGCAGAACCAGGTATCCGTTTCTTTCCAGGTTGATATTCACCCTGCAGCAAAAATTGGGTGTGGGATCATGCTTGACCATGCCACCGGGATTGTCATTGGTGAGACGGCGGTCGTTGAAAACGATGTCTCTATTCTGCAATCGGTCACATTGGGCGGTACCGGTAAAACCAGTGGCGATCGTCATCCGAAAATCCGTGAAGGCGTAATGATTGGCGCAGGTGCCAAGATCCTCGGCAATATTGAGGTCGGAACCGGCGCGAAAATTGGCGCAGGTTCCGTCGTGCTACAACCTGTTCCTCCGCATACAACGGCAGCTGGCGTGCCGGCGCGAATCGTGGGCACGCCTGGAAGTGACAAGCCAGCGATAGATATGGATCAGCACTTCAATGGCGCAGGCTTTGAATACGGCGACGGCATTTAG
- the trmL gene encoding tRNA (uridine(34)/cytosine(34)/5-carboxymethylaminomethyluridine(34)-2'-O)-methyltransferase TrmL, which translates to MLNIVLFEPEIPPNTGNIIRLCANTGFRLHIIEPMGFPWDDKRLRRAGLDYHEFTTVLRHRDYNAFLEAENPQRLFALTTKGTPAHSAVSYQAGDYLMFGPETRGLPAEILNAMPPEQKIRIPMMPDSRSMNLSNSVSVVVYEAWRQLGYQGAVLRS; encoded by the coding sequence ATGTTAAATATCGTTTTGTTTGAGCCAGAGATTCCGCCCAATACCGGCAACATTATCCGCCTGTGCGCCAACACTGGTTTCCGCCTGCATATCATTGAACCAATGGGTTTTCCCTGGGATGATAAACGCCTGCGCCGCGCCGGGCTGGATTATCACGAATTTACAACAGTGCTGCGCCATCGCGACTATAACGCCTTTCTGGAAGCCGAAAACCCTCAGCGCCTGTTTGCTTTAACAACCAAGGGAACACCCGCCCACAGTGCTGTGAGCTATCAGGCTGGGGATTATTTGATGTTTGGCCCGGAAACTCGCGGGTTACCCGCTGAGATACTCAACGCCATGCCGCCAGAACAAAAGATTCGCATTCCCATGATGCCAGACAGCCGCAGCATGAACCTCTCTAACTCGGTGTCCGTGGTGGTCTATGAGGCCTGGCGCCAGTTAGGGTATCAGGGCGCTGTGCTCAGAAGCTAA